A genomic segment from Cyanobium sp. NIES-981 encodes:
- a CDS encoding TM2 domain-containing protein: MALEQRRHLGMAYLLWALGLLGVCGVQRLYARKPWSGTLYLLTFGLCFIGQLVDLWLMPELVEQANTLPLLRRGRSGVSTERQLLLLARQRGERGFTINDAVLSLEERDALESEELRVVIERLLHAHLLDVGNDERGRVIYREP, encoded by the coding sequence ATGGCCCTGGAGCAGCGCCGTCACCTCGGCATGGCCTACCTGCTCTGGGCGCTGGGCCTGTTGGGAGTCTGCGGCGTGCAACGGCTCTATGCCCGCAAGCCATGGAGCGGCACGCTCTATCTCCTGACCTTCGGGCTCTGTTTCATCGGCCAGCTCGTTGACCTCTGGCTGATGCCTGAACTGGTGGAGCAGGCCAACACCCTGCCTCTGCTGCGCCGCGGCCGCTCCGGGGTGTCCACCGAACGCCAGCTGCTCCTGCTGGCCCGCCAGCGGGGGGAACGGGGCTTCACCATCAACGACGCGGTGCTCAGCCTGGAGGAGCGCGATGCGCTGGAGAGTGAGGAGCTGCGGGTCGTGATCGAACGCCTGCTCCATGCCCACCTGCTCGATGTGGGGAACGATGAACGCGGAAGGGTGATCTACCGCGAGCCCTAG
- a CDS encoding muramidase: MAAALPTTLAASAELPGGPARLDPAKSQLPAATRVAVRTSAGPFTITPERRALLDTIRYAEGTWKDGRPEGYRVLYGGQLFHSLERHPEITVRRRYTSAAAGAYQFLPHTWREVSRRLGLRSFEPHNQDQAALYLVQRRRALGLFDRQGLGAEVMARLAPEWASLPARHGGSYYGQPVKSVQELSRFYQGALARARQAESRVQA, encoded by the coding sequence CTGGCAGCCGCGCTCCCCACCACCCTGGCGGCTTCCGCCGAGCTGCCCGGTGGCCCCGCCCGCCTGGACCCCGCCAAGAGCCAGCTGCCGGCGGCCACGCGCGTGGCGGTTCGGACCTCGGCAGGGCCCTTCACCATCACGCCGGAGCGCCGGGCGCTGCTGGACACCATCCGCTACGCCGAAGGCACCTGGAAAGACGGGCGGCCCGAGGGGTACCGGGTGCTGTACGGCGGCCAGCTGTTCCACAGCCTGGAGCGCCACCCGGAGATCACGGTGCGCCGCCGCTACACCAGCGCCGCTGCCGGGGCCTACCAGTTTCTGCCGCACACCTGGCGCGAGGTGTCCCGCCGCCTGGGCCTGCGCAGCTTCGAACCCCACAACCAGGACCAGGCCGCCCTGTACCTCGTGCAGCGTCGCCGTGCCCTGGGCCTGTTCGATCGGCAGGGACTCGGCGCCGAGGTGATGGCCCGTCTCGCCCCCGAATGGGCCTCGCTGCCGGCCCGCCACGGCGGCAGTTACTACGGGCAGCCGGTGAAGAGCGTGCAGGAACTCAGCCGCTTCTACCAGGGGGCCCTGGCCCGGGCCCGGCAGGCCGAGAGCAGGGTCCAGGCCTAG
- a CDS encoding NAD(P)H-quinone oxidoreductase subunit 4, translating into MDANLALLAASIPPPAGTMATPEPLNGALAAAAAFPWLSLIVLLPAAMALLMPLLPGDGSDPRWPRTLALGTLLVDLVLMLVCFSQRFDGSSSGLQLVERVSWVPALGLEWSLGADGLSAPLVVLSGLVTLLSVAASWNINRKTRLYFALMLVQASAQGLVFLSQDFLLFFLAWELELVPVYLLIAIWGGQQRQYAATKFILYTATASLLILVSGLALAFSGDSFSFNLSELAARSPGGVFGLLCYAGFLIGFGVKLPMFPLHTWLPDAHGEANAPVSMLLAGVLLKMGGYALMRFNVQMLPEAHLTLAPALIVLGIVNIVYGALNAFAQDNVKRRIACSSVSHMGFVLLGIGAVDALGMSGAMLQMISHGLIAAAMFFVTGVFYERTKTLSIPNMGGLAKVLPITFAFFLASSLASLALPGMSGFVSEITVFLGITANDGFTIGFRVITIVLAAIGLVLTPVYLLSLCRRVFFGPRIPALAVVGDMKPRELLIGLTLLVPTLVIGFWPRVAIDFYEASTNALATQLASVTSLTLGRLPALG; encoded by the coding sequence ATGGACGCGAATCTGGCTCTGCTGGCCGCGTCCATCCCGCCCCCTGCCGGGACCATGGCCACGCCCGAGCCGTTGAACGGAGCCCTGGCCGCCGCCGCCGCCTTCCCCTGGCTCAGCCTGATCGTGCTGCTGCCGGCGGCCATGGCCCTGCTGATGCCCCTGCTGCCGGGCGATGGCAGCGATCCCCGCTGGCCCCGCACCCTGGCCCTGGGAACCCTGCTGGTGGATCTGGTGCTGATGCTGGTGTGCTTCAGCCAGCGGTTCGACGGCAGCAGCAGTGGCCTGCAGCTGGTGGAGCGGGTCAGCTGGGTGCCCGCCCTCGGTCTGGAATGGTCGCTGGGGGCTGACGGGCTGTCGGCACCGCTGGTGGTGCTCTCGGGCCTGGTGACCCTGCTGTCGGTGGCCGCCAGCTGGAACATCAACCGCAAGACCCGCCTCTACTTCGCCCTGATGCTGGTGCAGGCCTCCGCCCAGGGCCTGGTGTTCCTCTCCCAGGACTTCCTGCTCTTCTTCCTGGCCTGGGAGCTGGAGCTGGTTCCGGTGTACCTGCTGATCGCCATCTGGGGCGGTCAGCAGCGCCAGTACGCCGCCACCAAGTTCATCCTCTACACCGCCACCGCGTCGCTGCTGATCCTGGTGAGCGGCCTGGCCCTGGCCTTCTCGGGCGACAGCTTCAGCTTCAACCTCTCGGAGCTGGCAGCCCGCAGCCCGGGAGGCGTGTTCGGCCTGCTCTGCTACGCCGGTTTCCTGATCGGCTTCGGCGTGAAGCTGCCGATGTTCCCGCTGCACACCTGGCTGCCCGATGCCCATGGGGAGGCGAACGCGCCGGTGTCGATGCTGCTTGCCGGGGTGCTGCTCAAGATGGGCGGCTACGCCCTGATGCGCTTCAACGTGCAGATGCTGCCCGAAGCCCATCTCACCCTGGCCCCGGCCCTGATCGTGCTGGGCATCGTCAACATCGTGTACGGCGCCCTCAATGCCTTCGCCCAGGACAACGTGAAGCGGCGCATCGCCTGCAGCTCGGTGAGCCACATGGGCTTCGTGCTGCTGGGCATCGGCGCCGTCGACGCGCTCGGCATGAGCGGGGCGATGCTGCAGATGATCAGCCACGGCCTGATCGCCGCCGCCATGTTTTTTGTCACGGGCGTCTTCTACGAGCGCACCAAGACCCTCTCGATCCCCAACATGGGCGGCCTGGCCAAGGTGCTGCCCATCACCTTCGCCTTCTTCCTGGCCAGCTCGCTCGCCTCCCTGGCCCTGCCGGGCATGAGCGGCTTCGTGAGCGAGATCACCGTGTTTCTGGGCATCACCGCCAACGACGGCTTCACCATCGGCTTCCGCGTGATCACCATCGTGCTCGCCGCCATCGGCCTGGTGCTCACCCCGGTGTATCTGCTCAGCCTGTGCCGCAGGGTGTTCTTCGGTCCCAGGATTCCGGCGCTGGCGGTGGTGGGCGACATGAAGCCCCGCGAGCTGCTGATCGGGCTCACCCTGCTGGTGCCCACCCTGGTGATCGGCTTCTGGCCGCGGGTGGCCATCGACTTCTACG
- the thrB gene encoding homoserine kinase, whose translation MVRPRIGQGVVVHVPATTANLGPGFDCLGAALDLDNVFEMRCIEGGISRFDLIIEGPEGSHLRGGPDNLVYRSAQRVWKEAQEEPVGLEARVRLAVPPARGLGSSATAIVAGLMGANALVGEPLSKEKLLELAIDIEGHPDNVVPSLVGGLCMTAKAASHRWRVVRCEWSPEVVAVVAIPAIRLTTSEARRAMPKAIPVGDAVTNLGALTLLLQGLRTGNGDLITDGMHDRLHEPYRWGLIAGGRQVREAALEAGAWGCVISGAGPSLLALCPGEAAEGVRRAMVRAWYHAGVESRAEVLQVQQEGSHWQPLPDRVTAPGGAS comes from the coding sequence ATGGTGCGCCCCCGCATCGGCCAAGGGGTCGTGGTGCACGTGCCCGCCACCACCGCCAACCTGGGGCCGGGGTTCGACTGCCTGGGGGCGGCGCTCGATCTCGACAACGTGTTCGAGATGCGCTGCATCGAGGGGGGCATCTCCCGCTTCGACCTCATCATCGAGGGACCTGAAGGTTCCCACCTGCGCGGCGGGCCGGACAACCTCGTGTACCGCTCCGCCCAGAGGGTGTGGAAAGAGGCCCAGGAGGAACCGGTGGGGCTCGAGGCGCGGGTGCGGCTGGCCGTGCCCCCCGCCCGGGGCCTCGGTAGCAGCGCCACGGCGATCGTGGCCGGCCTGATGGGGGCGAATGCCCTGGTGGGTGAGCCCCTCAGCAAGGAAAAACTGCTGGAGCTCGCCATCGACATCGAGGGCCACCCCGACAACGTCGTGCCCTCCCTGGTGGGAGGTCTGTGCATGACCGCCAAGGCGGCCTCCCACCGCTGGCGGGTGGTGCGCTGCGAGTGGTCGCCCGAGGTGGTGGCCGTGGTGGCCATCCCGGCGATCCGGCTCACCACCAGCGAAGCCCGTCGCGCCATGCCCAAGGCCATCCCGGTGGGAGACGCGGTGACCAACCTGGGGGCCCTCACGCTGTTGCTGCAGGGCCTGCGCACGGGCAACGGCGACCTGATCACCGACGGCATGCACGACCGGCTGCACGAGCCCTACCGCTGGGGCCTCATCGCCGGCGGCCGCCAGGTGCGGGAGGCCGCCCTCGAGGCCGGGGCGTGGGGGTGTGTGATCAGTGGCGCCGGTCCGAGTCTGCTGGCCCTCTGTCCGGGCGAGGCGGCCGAGGGAGTGCGGCGGGCCATGGTGCGGGCCTGGTACCACGCCGGGGTGGAATCCCGGGCGGAGGTGCTCCAGGTGCAGCAGGAGGGCAGCCACTGGCAGCCCCTCCCCGACCGGGTGACGGCCCCGGGCGGCGCAAGCTGA
- a CDS encoding DUF2605 family protein, which yields MSPSSSPQEPAADLLDHLLGSLLADFRVWFSRGELLLDLCPDQVMSPQDRRALRQRLAEANGQLAAALSLRQAAPVPMALGMDSLAPWHQLVMQLWSLSARLRSSGVDLPPMVWPEPPAMPGGLLPPEPRG from the coding sequence ATGAGCCCCTCCTCATCACCACAGGAGCCCGCCGCCGATCTGCTCGACCATCTGCTCGGGTCGCTGCTGGCCGATTTCCGGGTGTGGTTCAGCCGCGGCGAGCTGCTGCTGGATCTCTGCCCGGACCAGGTGATGTCCCCCCAGGACCGCCGTGCCCTGCGCCAGCGGCTTGCCGAAGCGAACGGCCAGCTGGCCGCGGCCCTCAGCCTGCGGCAGGCGGCTCCCGTGCCCATGGCCCTGGGGATGGATTCGTTGGCGCCCTGGCATCAGCTGGTCATGCAGCTGTGGTCCCTGTCCGCCCGGCTGCGCAGCAGCGGGGTTGACCTGCCGCCGATGGTGTGGCCCGAACCTCCCGCCATGCCCGGCGGCCTGCTGCCCCCCGAACCGCGCGGCTGA
- the glk gene encoding glucokinase, with amino-acid sequence MDPGGQPTTLLAGDIGGTKTLLALYTMGGQQLELVHSHRYVSAEWPDLAPMVRAFLGSEQVPAAACFAVAGPVEGDRARLTNLPWQLSECGLSRNTGIGRVDLVNDFAVLIYGLPHLEPQQQACIHEGSALAGEPLLVLGAGTGLGVAFGLPGPEGLTAVASEAAHAEFAPRTQKEWELKQWLQQDLALERLSIERVVSGTGLGHVTRWLLQRRDPEGCHPLRQAGDDLPAASATAAAGGDPLAGEALALWLEAYGSVCGDLALGALARGGIWLAGGTAGKLLEPLRSHRFRQAFLAKGRLSRLLEAIPITAVIDPAIGQFSAACRARMLVG; translated from the coding sequence GTGGATCCAGGCGGGCAGCCCACCACCCTGCTGGCGGGGGACATCGGCGGAACCAAGACCCTGCTGGCCCTTTACACCATGGGGGGCCAGCAGCTGGAGCTGGTGCACAGCCACCGCTACGTTTCGGCCGAGTGGCCCGACCTGGCGCCCATGGTGCGGGCCTTCCTGGGCAGCGAGCAGGTGCCGGCCGCCGCCTGCTTCGCCGTGGCCGGGCCGGTGGAGGGCGACCGCGCCCGTCTCACCAACCTGCCGTGGCAACTCTCGGAATGCGGCCTCAGCCGCAACACCGGCATCGGCCGGGTGGATCTGGTGAACGACTTCGCCGTGCTGATCTACGGCCTGCCGCACCTGGAGCCCCAGCAACAGGCCTGCATTCACGAAGGCTCCGCCCTGGCGGGGGAACCCCTGCTGGTGCTGGGGGCCGGCACAGGCCTGGGCGTGGCCTTCGGCCTGCCGGGACCGGAGGGCCTCACCGCCGTGGCCAGCGAGGCGGCCCATGCGGAATTCGCCCCGCGCACCCAGAAGGAGTGGGAGCTCAAGCAGTGGTTGCAGCAGGATCTGGCCCTCGAGCGCCTCTCGATCGAACGGGTGGTGAGCGGCACCGGCCTGGGCCATGTGACCCGCTGGCTGCTCCAGCGGCGGGACCCGGAGGGCTGCCACCCCCTGCGCCAGGCCGGGGACGACCTGCCTGCCGCCTCCGCGACAGCCGCCGCAGGGGGCGACCCCCTCGCGGGCGAGGCCCTGGCCCTCTGGCTGGAGGCCTACGGCAGCGTGTGCGGCGACCTGGCCCTGGGGGCCCTGGCCAGGGGCGGCATCTGGCTGGCGGGAGGCACCGCCGGCAAACTGCTGGAACCCCTGAGAAGCCACCGTTTCCGCCAGGCCTTTCTGGCCAAGGGGCGGCTGTCCCGCCTGCTGGAAGCGATCCCGATCACAGCGGTGATCGATCCGGCGATCGGCCAGTTCAGCGCCGCCTGCCGCGCCCGGATGCTGGTGGGCTGA
- the thrS gene encoding threonine--tRNA ligase: MSHVMAMAVQKLFPKAQVTIGPWTETGFYYDFDSPDPFTEADLKAIKKEMIRIINRKLPLERFEVSRAEAEARIQAQNEPYKLEILAGITEPITLYTLGEEWWDLCAGPHVANTGELNPKAFELESVAGAYWRGDETRAQLQRIYGTAWETPEQLAEYQRRKEEALRRDHRRLGTDLDLFSIEDEAGAGLVFWHPRGARMRLEIENFWREAHFAAGYELLYTPHVADIGLWKTSGHLDFYSESMFGPMQVDEREYQLKPMNCPFHVLTYASTLRSYRELPIRWAELGTVYRYERPGVMHGLMRVRGFTQDDAHVFCLPEQIGDEILRILDLTEQILSTFDFRSYEIHLSTRPEKSIGEDAVWELATQGLIEALTRKGWAYRVDEGGGAFYGPKIDLKIEDAIGRMWQCSTIQLDFNLPERFALEYVAADGTRQRPIMIHRAIFGSLERFFGIMTENYAGDFPFWLAPEQIRLLPVTDEVRPYAEELLGRLRSAGVRASIDHSGDRLGKLIRNGERMKIPVLGVIGAKEAEAGAVSLRSRRDGDLGCVAASILLASACRANRERAARLMLETTGTAAS, from the coding sequence ATGAGCCATGTGATGGCCATGGCGGTGCAGAAGCTGTTTCCGAAGGCCCAGGTCACCATCGGCCCCTGGACCGAGACCGGCTTCTACTACGACTTCGACAGCCCCGACCCCTTCACCGAGGCCGACCTCAAGGCCATCAAGAAGGAGATGATCCGCATCATCAACCGCAAGCTGCCGCTCGAGCGGTTCGAGGTGAGCCGGGCCGAGGCCGAGGCGAGAATCCAGGCCCAGAACGAGCCCTACAAGCTCGAGATCCTGGCGGGCATCACCGAGCCCATCACGCTCTACACCCTGGGCGAGGAGTGGTGGGACCTGTGCGCCGGTCCCCACGTGGCCAACACCGGCGAACTGAACCCGAAGGCGTTCGAGCTGGAGAGCGTGGCGGGCGCCTACTGGCGCGGTGATGAAACCAGGGCCCAGCTGCAGCGCATCTACGGCACCGCCTGGGAAACGCCCGAGCAGCTGGCGGAATACCAGCGCCGCAAGGAGGAGGCCCTGCGGCGGGACCACCGCCGCCTCGGCACCGATCTGGACCTGTTCTCGATCGAGGACGAGGCCGGGGCTGGCCTGGTGTTCTGGCACCCCCGGGGCGCCCGCATGCGCCTGGAGATCGAGAACTTCTGGAGGGAGGCGCACTTCGCGGCCGGCTACGAGTTGCTCTACACCCCCCACGTGGCCGACATCGGCCTCTGGAAGACCTCGGGCCACCTCGACTTCTACAGCGAGAGCATGTTCGGGCCGATGCAGGTGGATGAGCGGGAATACCAGCTCAAGCCGATGAACTGCCCGTTTCACGTGCTCACCTACGCCAGCACGCTGCGCAGCTACCGCGAGCTGCCGATCCGCTGGGCCGAGCTGGGCACCGTGTACCGCTACGAGCGGCCTGGCGTGATGCACGGCCTGATGCGGGTGCGGGGCTTCACCCAGGACGACGCCCACGTGTTCTGCCTGCCGGAGCAGATCGGCGATGAGATCCTGCGGATCCTGGATCTCACCGAGCAGATCCTCTCCACCTTCGATTTCCGCAGCTACGAGATCCACCTCTCCACCCGCCCGGAGAAGTCGATCGGCGAGGACGCCGTGTGGGAGCTGGCCACCCAGGGCCTGATCGAGGCGCTCACCCGCAAGGGCTGGGCCTACAGGGTCGATGAGGGGGGCGGCGCGTTCTATGGCCCCAAGATCGACCTCAAGATCGAGGATGCCATCGGCCGGATGTGGCAGTGCTCCACCATCCAGCTCGATTTCAACCTGCCGGAGCGCTTCGCCCTGGAGTACGTGGCCGCCGACGGCACCCGGCAGCGGCCGATCATGATCCACCGCGCCATCTTCGGCTCGCTGGAGCGGTTCTTCGGCATCATGACCGAGAACTACGCCGGCGATTTCCCGTTCTGGCTGGCACCGGAACAGATCCGGCTGCTGCCCGTCACCGACGAGGTGCGGCCCTACGCCGAGGAGTTGCTGGGCCGGCTGCGCTCCGCCGGGGTGCGGGCCAGCATCGACCATTCCGGTGATCGCCTCGGCAAGCTGATCCGCAACGGCGAGCGGATGAAGATCCCCGTTCTGGGGGTGATCGGTGCCAAGGAGGCTGAGGCGGGAGCCGTGAGCCTGCGCAGCCGGCGCGATGGCGATCTGGGCTGCGTGGCGGCATCCATCCTGCTGGCCTCCGCCTGCCGGGCCAACCGGGAACGCGCCGCAAGGCTGATGCTGGAGACCACCGGCACCGCGGCGAGCTGA